A window of the Cystobacter fuscus genome harbors these coding sequences:
- a CDS encoding DUF1330 domain-containing protein encodes MPAYLMIDITVKDAETFERYKQLAPPAVAAYGGRYLVRGGATETLEGTWSPTRIVLLEFPTVERAREWWNSPEYAPAKAMRQASSHTHLLLVEGLPLGMPPASKN; translated from the coding sequence ATGCCTGCTTATTTGATGATCGACATTACCGTGAAGGACGCGGAGACCTTCGAGCGGTACAAGCAGCTCGCGCCGCCAGCGGTCGCCGCCTACGGAGGCCGATACCTGGTGCGTGGGGGCGCGACGGAGACGCTCGAGGGTACGTGGAGCCCGACGCGGATCGTCCTCCTCGAGTTCCCCACCGTGGAACGGGCCCGGGAGTGGTGGAACTCTCCCGAGTACGCTCCCGCCAAGGCGATGCGTCAGGCGAGCAGCCACACGCACCTGCTGCTCGTGGAGGGATTGCCTCTGGGGATGCCTCCCGCCAGCAAGAATTAG
- a CDS encoding monovalent cation/H+ antiporter subunit A: MPLLALLVIPWVSGVIAALLPTSARNRAAGLSGLTALVGLVGVALHFPSVQGGGSRVEHFAWVPSLGLDLVLRLDGLSWTFCVLVLGIGALVMLYARYYLSPSDPVPRFFAFLLAFMGAMLGVVLSGNLLQMAFFWELTSLFSFLLIGYWNQRKDAQRGARMALTVTGMGGLCLLAGLLVLGQVAGSYELEALLGSAQRVKAHPLYPVALGLLLLGAFTKSAQFPFHFWLPNAMAAPTPVSAYLHSATMVKLGVFLLARLWPVLSGTETWFWLTGSAGLVTLLLGAWAALFQSDLKGLLAYSTISHLGLVVLLLGLNSPLAAVAAVFHLMNHAAFKASLFMAVGIIDHETGTRDIRRLSGLFRFMPITGTLALVATAAMAGVPLLNGFLSKEMFFAETVFIDAIPAVQWGLPVAATLAGMGSVAYSLRFAVKVFFGPVSALNTPRAPEEPPNWLRVPVEVLVLLCLVVGVAPAVSIGPILDAASRSVVGGQIPPYSLKLWHGFTPPLLMSALALGGGAVLYLLVQRLEAGRVRLGGRFAERFDGARLFTSLVAWLTALSRWLRRWLLTTGLQRQLLAMVLVTLLVGVVALWGGIGKGDRPLVPLSPVFIALWVVGGVAALGAAWQAKFHRLAALMLSGTAGAVSCVTFIWFSAPDLALTQLIVEVVTTLLILLGLRWLPPREPTRGVYDAHTRRVARGRRTRDFIISVSAGCAMALLAYAVMTRELPERTSFFLENALSGGGGRNVVNVMLVDFRGFDTFGEGVVLSLVALTVYALLRRFRPAREVMALPPQQQALPEDLRTDLVNPRLAQDTAVGYLMVPAVLVRLLLPVSGVVATFFFLRGHNAPGGGFVAGLVMSVGFLLQYIVSGTEWVEQRLNLAPRVLIGAGLLLVLGTAAGSFVAGYPLLTSHTFHLSVPVLGELHIGSAMFFDLGVFCLVLGSTLLILVAIAHQSIRAHRSSGGD, from the coding sequence ATGCCGCTCCTTGCTCTCCTGGTCATTCCCTGGGTCTCCGGTGTCATCGCGGCACTGCTGCCCACGAGTGCCCGGAACCGCGCGGCGGGGCTCTCGGGCCTCACTGCACTGGTGGGCCTGGTGGGCGTGGCGCTCCACTTCCCGAGCGTCCAGGGCGGAGGCTCGCGGGTCGAGCACTTCGCGTGGGTGCCCTCGCTCGGGCTCGACCTCGTGCTGCGGCTCGACGGCCTGTCCTGGACATTCTGCGTGCTCGTCCTGGGCATCGGCGCGCTGGTGATGCTGTATGCGCGCTACTACCTCTCGCCGTCGGATCCCGTGCCGAGGTTCTTCGCGTTCCTCCTGGCCTTCATGGGGGCGATGCTGGGCGTGGTCCTCTCGGGAAACCTGCTGCAGATGGCTTTCTTCTGGGAGCTGACCTCCCTCTTCTCGTTCCTGCTCATTGGCTACTGGAACCAGCGGAAGGACGCACAGCGTGGGGCCCGGATGGCGCTCACGGTCACTGGCATGGGTGGCCTGTGCCTCCTGGCGGGGCTGCTGGTGCTCGGTCAGGTGGCCGGCAGCTACGAGCTGGAGGCTCTCCTCGGGAGCGCGCAGCGAGTCAAGGCCCACCCGCTCTACCCCGTGGCGCTCGGCCTCCTCCTCCTCGGCGCGTTCACCAAGAGCGCCCAGTTTCCCTTCCACTTCTGGCTCCCGAACGCGATGGCGGCCCCGACGCCGGTATCGGCGTATCTGCACTCGGCGACCATGGTGAAGCTGGGCGTGTTCCTGCTGGCACGGCTGTGGCCGGTGCTCTCGGGGACGGAGACCTGGTTCTGGCTCACCGGCTCCGCGGGGCTCGTCACGCTGCTGCTCGGCGCGTGGGCGGCGTTGTTCCAGAGCGACCTGAAGGGACTGCTCGCCTACTCCACCATCTCGCACCTCGGGCTGGTGGTGTTGCTGCTGGGGCTCAACAGCCCGCTCGCGGCGGTGGCGGCGGTGTTCCACCTCATGAACCACGCGGCCTTCAAGGCGTCGCTGTTCATGGCGGTGGGGATCATCGATCATGAGACGGGGACGCGGGACATCCGGCGGCTGTCGGGGCTCTTCCGCTTCATGCCCATCACCGGCACGCTCGCGCTCGTCGCCACGGCGGCGATGGCGGGAGTCCCGCTGCTCAATGGCTTCTTGTCGAAGGAGATGTTCTTCGCCGAGACCGTCTTCATCGACGCCATCCCCGCCGTCCAGTGGGGCCTGCCGGTCGCGGCGACCCTGGCCGGCATGGGGAGCGTCGCCTACTCGCTCCGGTTCGCGGTGAAGGTGTTCTTCGGGCCCGTCAGCGCGCTGAACACCCCACGTGCCCCGGAGGAACCACCCAACTGGCTGCGCGTCCCCGTCGAGGTGCTGGTCCTCCTGTGCCTGGTGGTGGGGGTGGCGCCAGCGGTGTCGATCGGGCCGATCCTCGATGCCGCGTCCCGGTCGGTCGTGGGTGGTCAGATCCCGCCGTACAGCCTCAAGCTCTGGCATGGGTTCACGCCCCCGCTCCTCATGAGCGCACTGGCGCTCGGCGGTGGCGCGGTGTTGTACCTGCTGGTCCAGCGACTGGAGGCGGGGCGGGTGCGCCTCGGAGGCCGCTTCGCGGAGCGGTTCGATGGCGCGAGGCTCTTCACGTCATTGGTGGCATGGCTCACCGCGTTGAGCAGATGGCTCCGCCGTTGGCTGCTCACCACGGGGCTCCAACGGCAGCTGTTGGCGATGGTGCTGGTCACGCTGCTGGTGGGCGTCGTGGCGCTCTGGGGGGGTATTGGCAAGGGGGATCGTCCGCTGGTGCCTCTCTCGCCGGTGTTCATCGCGCTCTGGGTGGTGGGCGGCGTCGCGGCGCTGGGGGCGGCATGGCAGGCGAAGTTCCACCGGCTCGCCGCGTTGATGCTCTCGGGGACCGCGGGCGCGGTGAGCTGCGTCACCTTCATCTGGTTCTCCGCTCCGGATCTGGCGCTCACCCAGCTCATCGTCGAGGTGGTGACGACGCTGCTCATCCTGCTCGGGCTCAGGTGGCTCCCTCCGCGAGAGCCGACTCGCGGCGTGTACGACGCGCACACCCGGCGGGTGGCCAGGGGCCGGCGAACCCGCGACTTCATCATCTCGGTGAGCGCCGGCTGCGCCATGGCGCTCCTCGCCTACGCGGTGATGACGCGCGAGCTCCCCGAGCGCACCTCCTTCTTCCTCGAGAACGCGCTGAGCGGCGGAGGCGGACGGAACGTGGTGAACGTGATGCTGGTGGACTTCCGCGGGTTCGACACCTTCGGGGAAGGGGTGGTGCTGTCACTCGTCGCGCTCACGGTCTACGCGCTCCTGCGGCGCTTCCGGCCGGCACGCGAGGTGATGGCGCTTCCGCCACAGCAGCAGGCGCTGCCGGAGGACCTGCGGACAGACCTGGTGAACCCACGCCTGGCGCAGGACACGGCGGTGGGGTACCTGATGGTCCCGGCGGTGCTGGTCCGCTTGCTCCTGCCCGTATCGGGAGTCGTGGCGACGTTCTTCTTCCTGCGTGGGCACAACGCGCCAGGAGGTGGATTCGTGGCGGGGCTGGTGATGTCGGTGGGCTTCCTGCTCCAGTACATCGTCTCCGGGACCGAGTGGGTCGAGCAGCGGCTGAACCTCGCGCCGCGCGTGCTGATCGGCGCTGGTCTCCTGTTGGTCCTCGGCACGGCGGCGGGCTCGTTCGTGGCCGGTTATCCGCTCCTCACCTCGCACACCTTCCATCTGAGCGTGCCGGTGCTGGGCGAGCTGCACATCGGAAGCGCGATGTTCTTCGATCTGGGCGTGTTCTGTCTGGTGTTGGGCTCCACGTTGCTCATCCTCGTGGCGATCGCGCACCAGTCGATTCGCGCTCACCGGTCCTCGGGAGGTGATTGA
- a CDS encoding Na+/H+ antiporter subunit C — translation MEVVLAIAIGILTGSGVWLLLRPRTFQLVVGLSLLSYAVNLFIFSIGGLAIDKEPILVDGVPRDLAHYTDPVPQALVLTAIVISFAMTALLLVITLASRGMTGTDHVDGTEA, via the coding sequence ATGGAGGTGGTGCTCGCGATCGCTATCGGCATCTTGACCGGCTCGGGTGTCTGGCTCCTTCTACGGCCCCGCACGTTTCAGCTGGTCGTTGGCCTGTCGCTCCTCTCCTACGCGGTCAACCTCTTCATCTTCAGCATCGGCGGCCTGGCCATCGACAAGGAGCCCATCCTCGTGGACGGCGTCCCTCGAGACCTCGCCCACTACACGGATCCAGTACCCCAGGCGCTCGTGCTGACAGCCATCGTCATCAGCTTCGCGATGACGGCCCTCCTCCTGGTCATCACCCTGGCCTCGCGCGGGATGACCGGGACGGATCACGTGGATGGCACCGAAGCATGA
- a CDS encoding monovalent cation/H+ antiporter subunit D produces MSALVHGLMPHLMVVPILLPMSSAAVMLLLGEGKRPAKLVLGMSSALLGLAVSVALLAWVDEYGVVAYLPGNWPAPFGITLAVDRLSAGMLVLTWSLGTCALSFAFTRWHRAGVHFHSIFQLQLMGLSGAFLTADVFNLFVFFEILLAASYGLLLHGSGRPRVRAGLHYVAVNLAASSLFLIGVSMIYGVTGTLNMAELSARLSEGNVANRHLIDAGATILAVAFLAKAGIWPLNFWLVPAYASATPPVAGMFAVLTKVGVYALVRLWTLMFAGGPLAGFGADGLLVFGVVSAVLAALGMLASQRLAVQAAAGVMVSSGTLLAALGLGEEAVLGSAMFYLVGSTLASGVFFLLVDLVERWRAGATIVDEAPFLSATLETQEVNLDDAEEPLVALPFPASTALLGMAFIACALLTSGLPPLPTFIGKLGMLSAALGSREGSGPFSARAWLFTSVLLGCGLLTLVALTRTGIRTFWSEMQREPPRVRAPEGLPVVALLTACGVLTLMAGPAMEFARATAQSLYDRRGYIDAVLGAEVRPPATAPEARR; encoded by the coding sequence ATGAGCGCGCTCGTTCACGGCTTGATGCCGCACTTGATGGTGGTTCCCATCCTCCTGCCCATGTCGAGCGCGGCGGTGATGCTCCTCCTGGGCGAGGGGAAGCGCCCCGCCAAGCTGGTGCTGGGGATGAGCTCCGCGCTCCTGGGGCTCGCGGTCTCGGTGGCGCTCCTGGCGTGGGTGGACGAATACGGCGTCGTGGCCTACCTCCCCGGCAACTGGCCCGCGCCGTTCGGGATTACCCTCGCGGTGGATCGGCTGTCGGCGGGGATGTTGGTGCTGACCTGGAGCCTGGGCACCTGCGCGCTCTCCTTCGCCTTCACGCGCTGGCACCGCGCGGGTGTTCACTTCCACTCCATCTTCCAGTTGCAGCTCATGGGTCTCTCCGGCGCGTTCCTGACGGCGGACGTCTTCAATCTCTTCGTCTTCTTCGAGATCCTGCTCGCCGCCTCGTACGGCCTGCTGCTGCATGGCTCTGGAAGGCCGCGGGTCCGCGCGGGCCTGCACTACGTGGCGGTGAACCTCGCCGCCTCGTCCCTCTTCCTCATCGGCGTGTCGATGATCTACGGCGTCACGGGGACACTCAACATGGCGGAGCTCTCCGCGCGCCTGTCCGAGGGGAATGTGGCCAACCGGCACCTCATCGACGCGGGAGCGACCATCCTCGCGGTGGCGTTCCTGGCCAAGGCGGGGATCTGGCCGCTCAACTTCTGGCTCGTTCCCGCCTATGCGTCGGCGACTCCGCCCGTGGCGGGGATGTTCGCAGTGCTCACGAAGGTCGGCGTCTACGCCCTGGTGCGGCTCTGGACGCTGATGTTCGCCGGGGGGCCGCTGGCGGGGTTTGGCGCGGACGGTCTGCTCGTGTTCGGAGTGGTCTCCGCGGTGCTCGCGGCTCTGGGGATGCTCGCCTCGCAGAGGCTCGCGGTCCAGGCCGCGGCGGGAGTGATGGTCTCCTCCGGGACGCTCCTGGCCGCGCTGGGGCTGGGCGAGGAAGCCGTCCTCGGCTCCGCGATGTTCTACCTGGTGGGCTCCACGCTGGCCTCCGGCGTGTTCTTCCTGCTCGTCGACCTCGTCGAGCGTTGGCGCGCGGGCGCGACCATCGTGGACGAGGCGCCCTTCTTGAGCGCGACGCTCGAAACGCAGGAGGTCAACCTCGACGACGCGGAGGAGCCGCTCGTCGCCCTGCCGTTCCCCGCCTCCACCGCGTTGCTGGGCATGGCCTTCATCGCGTGCGCGCTGCTCACCTCCGGCTTGCCTCCCCTGCCCACCTTCATCGGCAAGCTCGGCATGTTGTCGGCGGCGCTCGGGTCGCGTGAAGGGAGCGGGCCTTTCTCCGCCCGTGCATGGCTGTTCACCAGCGTGCTCCTGGGCTGCGGCCTGCTCACCCTCGTCGCGCTCACGCGAACGGGAATCCGGACCTTCTGGTCGGAGATGCAGCGCGAGCCACCTCGGGTCCGGGCGCCGGAGGGGTTGCCCGTGGTGGCGCTCCTCACCGCGTGCGGAGTGCTGACGCTCATGGCGGGACCCGCGATGGAGTTCGCGCGCGCAACGGCCCAGTCCCTCTATGACCGCCGCGGGTACATTGACGCGGTCCTCGGAGCCGAGGTGCGGCCGCCAGCCACGGCGCCGGAGGCAAGGCGATGA
- a CDS encoding Na+/H+ antiporter subunit E has product MRRLLPSPALSVALLLLWILLMQSLSAGTLVLGAALALFWPAVTLKLRPTPVRLRGPLLMARLFCRVVLEMLRSNAEVAWVILTRRSRDIHSGFVLIPLELRDPNGLAVLAMIVTFTPGTAWAQLSADNRVLLLHVLAIQSEADLVALIKQHYERPLREIFE; this is encoded by the coding sequence ATGAGGAGGCTCCTGCCTTCCCCCGCGCTCTCGGTGGCGCTGCTCCTGCTCTGGATCCTGCTCATGCAGTCGTTGAGCGCGGGGACGCTGGTGCTGGGCGCCGCCCTGGCGCTGTTCTGGCCCGCGGTGACGCTCAAGCTCAGGCCAACCCCGGTGCGGTTGCGCGGGCCCCTCCTCATGGCACGCCTGTTCTGCCGGGTGGTGCTCGAGATGCTGCGGTCGAACGCCGAGGTGGCGTGGGTGATTCTCACCCGGCGCTCGCGCGACATCCACTCCGGCTTCGTCCTCATTCCGCTCGAGCTGAGGGATCCGAACGGATTGGCCGTGCTGGCGATGATCGTCACGTTCACGCCGGGCACCGCCTGGGCGCAGTTGTCGGCGGACAATCGCGTCCTGCTCCTGCACGTGCTCGCCATTCAGAGCGAGGCGGACCTGGTGGCTTTGATCAAGCAGCACTACGAGCGTCCGCTCCGGGAGATTTTCGAATGA
- a CDS encoding K+/H+ antiporter subunit F, with amino-acid sequence MSPLLSWALVFALGCLALAMMLALARMIIGPRAEDRVLAFDCLYQNTMLVILALGLVYRSSSYFEAALLIALFGFVGSTAMSKFLLRGEIIE; translated from the coding sequence ATGAGCCCTCTGCTCTCCTGGGCGCTGGTCTTCGCCCTCGGCTGTCTTGCCCTCGCGATGATGCTGGCGCTGGCACGGATGATTATTGGGCCCCGAGCGGAGGATCGCGTGTTGGCGTTCGACTGCCTGTACCAGAACACGATGCTGGTCATCCTCGCGCTCGGGCTCGTCTATCGCAGCAGCTCCTACTTCGAGGCGGCGCTCTTGATCGCCCTCTTCGGGTTCGTGGGCTCCACGGCGATGTCCAAGTTCCTCCTGCGCGGGGAGATCATCGAATGA
- the mnhG gene encoding monovalent cation/H(+) antiporter subunit G, with product MNTWAPAWVDALTALLVGGGALAALIGSFGVLRLKSFFQRVHAPTLGATLGTWGFTLATAVQVSFERGQLYLHALLIAVFIALTVPVTTIFLMRAAVFRARLRGEEIPVPGADEPPRD from the coding sequence ATGAACACGTGGGCTCCCGCGTGGGTGGATGCGCTGACCGCGTTGCTCGTGGGGGGGGGCGCGCTGGCGGCACTGATTGGTTCGTTCGGGGTGCTGCGACTCAAGAGCTTCTTCCAGCGCGTCCACGCGCCCACCCTGGGCGCGACGCTGGGAACCTGGGGCTTCACGCTCGCGACGGCGGTGCAGGTCTCCTTCGAACGTGGCCAGCTCTACCTTCATGCGCTGCTCATCGCGGTGTTCATCGCGCTCACCGTGCCGGTCACCACCATCTTCCTGATGCGGGCCGCGGTGTTCCGGGCACGCCTTCGGGGCGAGGAGATTCCGGTGCCTGGCGCGGACGAACCACCCCGGGACTGA
- a CDS encoding DUF2381 family protein, with protein MGLLLPFRSVLFVVLVAATAQADEREKRALRTVLLSEHPERDTHRIYVKGQVITTLRFETLVDPDKTKMIGWEGRLEPLAVVRNKVILEPLHDLNDDEAIPMVVTLMDGTEVPFLLRPPRYKDWGWTDQQVDVFKNRESHAAMHAALLDALEKNATLSSENERFRKEETSEDHALAALLASGAIKQTPFTAKETFSGKDEDSDVRATVFRGKDKVAVIFQIKNLHAENPWSVQRVQLSTLPEGKERSVAVRSSIREIPPGGAGVVAIVADGSAFMDEGVLKDLSLEVYRQDGQRQVYVALDHRLIAR; from the coding sequence ATGGGCCTGCTCCTACCTTTCCGGTCTGTACTGTTTGTTGTCCTCGTGGCCGCAACCGCCCAGGCTGACGAACGTGAGAAGCGCGCGCTCCGCACCGTCCTGCTCTCGGAGCACCCCGAGCGCGACACCCACCGCATCTACGTGAAGGGACAGGTCATCACGACACTCCGGTTCGAAACGCTCGTCGACCCGGACAAGACAAAGATGATCGGCTGGGAAGGCCGGCTCGAACCCTTGGCGGTCGTTCGGAACAAAGTCATCCTGGAGCCCCTGCATGACCTCAACGACGACGAAGCCATTCCCATGGTCGTGACGTTGATGGATGGAACAGAAGTGCCGTTTCTCCTGAGGCCGCCGCGTTATAAGGATTGGGGCTGGACGGACCAGCAGGTGGACGTGTTCAAGAATCGCGAAAGCCATGCGGCCATGCACGCGGCCCTGCTCGACGCGCTCGAGAAGAACGCGACGCTGAGCAGCGAAAACGAGCGTTTCCGAAAGGAAGAAACCTCCGAGGACCACGCCCTTGCCGCTCTGCTGGCCTCGGGCGCGATCAAGCAGACGCCGTTCACAGCCAAGGAAACGTTCTCGGGCAAGGACGAGGACTCAGACGTCCGAGCGACAGTGTTTCGTGGCAAAGACAAAGTCGCCGTCATCTTCCAGATCAAGAACCTCCACGCGGAGAACCCGTGGAGCGTGCAGCGGGTCCAGCTTTCCACCCTGCCTGAGGGCAAGGAGCGGTCCGTGGCTGTCCGCTCCTCCATCCGAGAGATCCCACCCGGAGGCGCTGGAGTGGTCGCGATTGTCGCTGACGGAAGCGCGTTCATGGACGAAGGTGTCTTGAAAGACCTCTCTCTCGAGGTCTACCGCCAGGACGGCCAACGACAAGTATACGTCGCGCTGGATCACCGACTCATTGCGAGATAG
- a CDS encoding AAA family ATPase: MYVRSLTIQNLRSFESVELPLCHPGDGAPPAPTGVPYLDNVTLLLGSNGSGKTSVLRAVALSTLAPVLAMGSGYVPYALVRRVKGRPSEARVKAHVVLHDQDGLGEGKEEEIAATLVAPPRGYTDRFLIESKPPSWHIRLWDEESPAFLVLGYGATRRVETGAGSVEGRAKERILRYRRVAGLFEEHMTLMPLAAWLPQVARKDKKRHQEIVNLMNELLPEGTKMLGKWEDREDPESLFQRGGSVLPFPALSDGYRAFLCWVGDVLYHLHLICKKGQRLVDMRGVVLVDEVDLHLHPEWQRHLVPSLSRAFPRLQFVLTSHSPLVVSTLSSQNVLLLEERERAGGVTATEVLRPGEELYGLSADQILTSQSFGLESSRDERFFERLKDVADKAREGGAEDALRFMRMVAGGAVAGDAPVSELPGRELLILRGHKARVAEVAWDPTGRRVASASWDETVRVWDGETGRELSVLQGHEEAVVGVAWDPTGRRVASASWDKTVRVWNGETGRELSVLQGHEEAVVGVAWDPTGRRVASASGDKTVRVWDGETGRELSVLRGHEDKVIGVAWDPAGRRVASASVDKTVRVWDGETGRELSVLQGHEEAVVGVAWDPTGRRVASASWDKTVRVWDGETGRELSVLRGHENRVIGVAWDPAGRRVASASVDKTVRVWDGETGRELSVLRGHEDAVVGMAWDPTSLRVARASSDETVRVWESNSKPGVLKPQKQSAKKSSVRKPASRTSTKNAKAQRKASHRPGRK, from the coding sequence ATGTACGTCCGTTCGCTGACCATCCAGAACCTTCGCAGCTTCGAGTCGGTGGAACTGCCGCTGTGTCATCCGGGTGATGGGGCCCCACCCGCCCCCACGGGCGTGCCGTACCTGGACAACGTCACGTTGCTGCTCGGCAGCAACGGGTCGGGCAAGACGAGCGTGCTCCGGGCCGTGGCGCTGAGCACCCTCGCGCCCGTCCTCGCCATGGGATCGGGCTACGTCCCCTATGCGCTGGTCCGGAGGGTCAAGGGTCGTCCCTCCGAAGCGAGGGTGAAGGCCCACGTCGTCCTGCATGACCAGGATGGGCTGGGGGAGGGGAAGGAGGAGGAGATCGCGGCCACCCTCGTGGCTCCGCCCCGTGGCTACACGGATCGTTTCCTGATCGAGAGCAAGCCGCCGTCATGGCACATCCGTCTCTGGGACGAAGAGTCTCCTGCCTTCCTGGTGCTGGGCTATGGCGCGACGCGCCGGGTGGAGACGGGGGCGGGCAGCGTGGAGGGCCGCGCCAAGGAGCGCATCCTTCGCTACCGCAGGGTGGCGGGGCTCTTCGAGGAGCACATGACGCTCATGCCCCTGGCGGCCTGGTTGCCGCAGGTGGCGCGCAAGGACAAGAAGCGGCACCAGGAGATCGTGAACTTGATGAATGAGCTCCTCCCCGAGGGCACGAAGATGCTCGGGAAGTGGGAGGATCGCGAGGATCCGGAGAGCCTGTTTCAGCGGGGCGGTTCCGTGTTGCCCTTCCCCGCGCTCTCCGATGGCTACCGGGCGTTCCTTTGCTGGGTTGGGGATGTGTTGTACCACCTTCATCTGATTTGCAAGAAAGGTCAGCGGCTGGTGGATATGCGGGGGGTTGTGCTCGTGGATGAGGTGGATCTGCACCTTCATCCAGAGTGGCAGCGCCACCTGGTTCCCAGTCTGTCGCGTGCGTTTCCTCGGCTCCAGTTCGTCCTGACCTCGCACAGTCCGCTCGTCGTGAGCACACTCTCCTCCCAGAACGTGCTCCTGCTGGAGGAGCGTGAACGGGCAGGTGGTGTGACGGCCACGGAGGTGCTGCGACCCGGCGAGGAACTCTACGGCTTGAGCGCGGATCAGATCCTCACGAGCCAGTCTTTCGGGCTCGAGTCCTCACGGGACGAGCGCTTCTTCGAGCGGCTCAAGGATGTGGCGGACAAAGCCCGTGAGGGCGGTGCAGAGGATGCACTGCGTTTCATGCGGATGGTTGCGGGAGGGGCTGTGGCGGGAGATGCTCCGGTGTCTGAACTCCCAGGTCGCGAACTTCTGATTCTTCGAGGCCATAAAGCCAGGGTAGCTGAGGTGGCGTGGGACCCAACAGGCCGCAGGGTGGCCAGTGCATCCTGGGACGAGACGGTGCGAGTGTGGGACGGGGAGACGGGCCGGGAGTTGTCGGTCCTGCAAGGTCATGAAGAAGCGGTGGTTGGCGTGGCGTGGGACCCAACAGGCCGCAGGGTAGCCAGTGCCTCCTGGGACAAGACGGTGCGGGTGTGGAACGGGGAAACGGGCCGGGAGTTGTCGGTCCTGCAAGGTCATGAAGAAGCGGTGGTTGGCGTGGCGTGGGACCCAACAGGCCGCAGGGTGGCCAGTGCCTCTGGGGACAAGACGGTGCGGGTGTGGGACGGGGAAACGGGCCGGGAGTTGTCGGTCCTGCGGGGCCATGAGGACAAAGTGATTGGTGTGGCGTGGGACCCAGCAGGCCGCAGGGTGGCCAGTGCCTCCGTGGACAAGACGGTGCGGGTGTGGGACGGGGAAACGGGCCGGGAGTTGTCGGTCCTGCAAGGTCATGAAGAAGCGGTGGTTGGCGTGGCGTGGGACCCAACAGGCCGCAGGGTGGCCAGTGCCTCCTGGGACAAGACGGTGCGGGTGTGGGACGGGGAAACGGGCCGGGAGTTGTCGGTCCTGCGAGGCCATGAGAACAGAGTGATTGGTGTGGCGTGGGACCCAGCAGGCCGCAGGGTGGCCAGTGCCTCCGTGGACAAGACGGTGCGGGTGTGGGACGGGGAGACGGGCCGGGAGTTGTCGGTCCTGCGAGGCCATGAGGACGCGGTGGTTGGCATGGCGTGGGATCCAACAAGTCTCAGGGTGGCCAGAGCCTCCAGCGACGAGACGGTACGAGTATGGGAGAGCAACTCGAAACCAGGAGTTCTCAAGCCACAAAAGCAATCTGCAAAAAAATCGTCCGTGAGAAAGCCTGCCTCAAGAACGTCGACGAAGAACGCGAAAGCCCAACGCAAGGCTTCCCATCGACCGGGCCGGAAGTGA
- a CDS encoding adenylate/guanylate cyclase domain-containing protein yields MMVDAQQAEPPKVAAIMFTDMVELSTEARRDESLNNELREEHGRLVRSLLSGHGGREIKRLEDGFLVEFDEALPAVACALELQSALNARNECVPDERRVQLRIGIHLGSVVHQDGDVFGEGVNLAARLESLARPGTLYVSEPVARQMRGLQVEASMVRLGRSDLKKIRLPVPVYRIDPPVRRSRSWVERLRGLLPSRARS; encoded by the coding sequence ATGATGGTGGATGCGCAACAAGCGGAGCCCCCCAAGGTCGCGGCCATCATGTTCACGGACATGGTGGAGCTGAGCACCGAGGCTCGTCGGGACGAGTCGCTCAACAACGAATTGCGCGAGGAGCATGGACGGCTCGTGCGCAGCCTGCTGTCTGGTCATGGTGGGCGGGAGATCAAGCGGCTGGAGGATGGTTTTCTCGTCGAGTTCGATGAGGCGCTTCCGGCGGTGGCCTGCGCGCTGGAGTTGCAGTCGGCGCTGAACGCTCGCAATGAGTGCGTGCCGGACGAGCGTCGGGTGCAGCTGCGCATCGGCATCCACCTGGGCTCGGTGGTGCACCAGGATGGAGACGTGTTCGGCGAGGGCGTCAACCTGGCCGCCCGCCTGGAGTCGCTCGCGCGGCCCGGGACGCTCTATGTCAGTGAGCCGGTGGCGCGGCAGATGCGTGGCCTCCAGGTCGAGGCCTCCATGGTGCGCCTGGGCCGGAGCGACTTGAAGAAGATCCGCCTGCCGGTGCCCGTCTATCGGATTGATCCGCCCGTGCGCCGCTCGCGCTCGTGGGTGGAGCGTCTGCGCGGGCTGTTGCCCAGCCGCGCCCGAAGCTGA